The following DNA comes from Pseudomonas marginalis.
GCGCCCCTTGGCCTTGTCGAACAGACCGTCCTTGGAGGACAGCATGATCACCGGGATCGACTTGAACACCGGGTTGTTCTTCACCAGGGCGCAGGTCTGATAGCCATCCAGGCGCGGCATCATGATGTCGACAAAGATAATGTGCGGGTGATGATCCACAATCCGGGCCAGGGCATCGAAACCGTCGATGGCCGTGATGACATCGCAGCCCACGTTCTTCAACAGCGTCTCGGCGGTGCGGCGGATCGTCTTCGAATCGTCGATCACCATCACTCTCAAGGCGTTGGAATGCTGTTCCATATCTGCTCTACCATCGCCACAGCGAATCGGTTTTCGGTGTGTACTGCCTGATGTTGCACAGGATGAGCGCCGCAGGCCTTGGAATTCAAGGGCTGCTGCGCCGTGGCAGTCTTTTTAGCACAGTCTCGGGGAGCAATCTATCGAGGCACCCGCCCGGTGGTTTTTCCTTGACCCACAACAGCCGCAGCGCCACTCTGACGTCACTTTTATGCGCCCCAATTTTGCTAGAGGAAATCCCCCATGAGCGTTCGCGTCGGCATTGTCATGGACCCTATCGCCAGCATTTCCTATAAAAAGGACAGCTCGCTGGCCATGCTCCTGGCCGCCCAGGCCCGCGGCTGGAGCCTGTTCTATATGGAGCAGCGCGACCTTTACCAGGGCGCCGGCGAGGCCCGTGCACGCATGCGCCCGCTGCAGGTGTTTGCCAACCCCGAGAAGTGGTTCGAACTGCAGGACGAAATCGACAGCCCCCTGAGCGACCTCGACGTGATCCTGATGCGCAAGGACCCGCCGTTCGACATGGAGTTCGTCTACTCCACCTACCTGCTGGAGCAGGCCGAACGTGCCGGCGTGCTGATCGTCAACAAGCCGCAAAGCCTGCGTGACTGCAATGAAAAGCTGTTCGCCACGTTGTTCCCGCAGTGCACACCGCCCACCGTGGTCAGCCGTCGTGCCGACGTGCTGCGTGAATTTGCCGCCAAGCACGGCGATGTGATCCTCAAGCCGCTGGACGGCATGGGTGGCACCTCGATCTTCCGTCACCGCGCCGGCGACCCCAACCTGTCGGTGATCCTCGAAACCCTGACCGCCCTGGGCACCCAGCAAATCATGGGCCAGGCCTACCTGCCGGCGATCAAGGACGGCGACAAACGCATCCTGATGATCGACGGCGAGCCGGTGGATTACTGCCTGGCGCGTATTCCGGCGGCAGGCGAGACCCGTGGCAACCTGGCGGCAGGCGGTCGAGGCGAAGCGCGGCCGTTGTCCGACAAAGACCGCTGGATCGCCAGCCAAGTTGGCCCGACCCTGCGGGAAAAGGGTTTGCTGTTTGTAGGCCTTGACGTAATTGGGGAAAACCTCACCGAAATCAATGTCACCAGCCCGACCTGCATTCGCGAGATCGACAACGCATTTGGCACGAACATCGGCGAAATGTTGATGGCCGCCATCGAACGCAAGCTGCAGGCCAAGTGATATAGAACAGCCGGACACACACCAACATTGCGCTATCATGCCCGACCTGTGAAACGCGCGATGTTGGTTTTCTTGTCATGACACTCCCGTCCGATCTGCCCTCCGAACTCTCCCACAGCGGCGTGCGCCCGGCTGATCGGCTCGGATTTACCCTGTTTCTTGCGGCATTGATTCACCTGGCCTTGATCCTCGGCGTGGGTTTCACCATGGTCGAGCCCAAGCAGATCACCAAGACCCTGGAAATCACTCTCGCCACGTTCAAGAGCGAAAAGAAGCCCGAGAAGGCGGACTTTATCGCCCAGGACAACCAGCAGGGCAGTGGCACCCTGGACAAGAAGGCGATCCCCAAGACCACCGAAGTGGCGCCCTTCCAGGACAACAAGGTCAATAAGGTCACACCGCCGCCGGCGCCCAAGCCTGAAGTCAAACAGGCCACGCCCAAGCCCACGGTGACCACCGTCGCACCCAAGCCGCAAAAAGCCCCGGTCCAGCGCGAGAAAACCAAGACCGAGCCGCAACCCGAGCCCGTGAAGCCGGCACCGACGTTCGACAGCTCGACACTGTCCGACGAAATCTCCAGCCTGGAAGCCGAACTGGCCCATGAACAACAGCTTTACGCCAAGCGCCCACGCATTTACCGCCTGAACGCCGCCTCGACCATGCGCGACAAGGGCGCCTGGTATAAGGACGAGTGGCGTAAGAAGGTCGAGCGCATCGGTAACCTGAACTACCCGGAAGAGGCACGGCGCCAGCAGATCTACGGCAATTTGCGTCTTTTGGTGTCGATCAACCGCGACGGCACCTTATATGAAGTGCAGGTGCTGGAATCGTCCGGTCAGCCGCTGCTGGACCAGGCCGCCCAACGCATCGTGCGCCTGGCCGCGCCCTTTGCCCCGTTTACCGGGGACTTGAACGATGTGGACCGCCTGGAAATCATCCGCACCTGGAAGTTTGCCAAGGGTGATCGCCTTTCCAGCAACTGAACGCGCCGTCCTACAGAAAAGCCGACAGCACTGTATTCGGGTCACGTCCAGCTTGTCAGTTCGCCCCTCCAACGCCACACTAGCGGACATGAAAAATGTCAGCCCGACCTACCTCAAGCACCAATTCCTGATCGCCATGCCCCATATGGCCGACCCGAACTTTGCGCAGACCTTGACCTACATCGTCGAGCACACGGCCAATGGTGCCATGGGGTTGGTGGTGAACCGCCCGCAGGCGCTGAACCTGGCCGATATCCTTGAACAGCTGCGTCCGGAGGTCGACCCGCCGGCCCGTTGCCAGGGCGTGCCGATCTACATCGGCGGGCCGGTGCAGACCGATCGCGGCTTTGTGCTGCACCCCACCGGGCCGAAGTTCCAGGCCACGGTGGACCTGGACGGAGTCTCGCTGTCCACCTCCCAGGACGTGCTGTTCGCCATCGCCGACGGCGTGGGCCCTGAGCAAAGTGTAATCACCCTGGGTTACGCCGGCTGGGAAGCCGGGCAGCTGGAAGCCGAACTGGCCAGCAATGCCTGGCTGACCTGCCCGTTCGATGCCGACATCCTGTTCAACACCGCAAGCGAACTGCGCCTGGAAGCCGCCGCGGCCAAGCTGCGGGTCAACCTCAGCCTGCTGACCAGCCAGGCGGGGCACGCCTGATGGCCTTGCGTTTGATCCTCGGCTTTGACTACGGCACCAAGCAGATCGGCGTAGCGGTCGGCCAGGTCATCACCGGCCAGGCCCGCGAGCTGTGCACCCTCAAGGCCCAGAACGGCATACCGGACTGGAACCAGGTCGAAGCCCTGATCAAAGAGTGGAAGCCCGATGCCGTAGTGGTCGGCCTGCCCCTGAACATGGACGGCACCCCCAGCGACATGTGCCTGCGCGCCGAAAAGTTCGCCCGCCGTCTTAACGGCCGCTACAACCTGCCCTTCTATACCCACGATGAACGCCTGACCACCTTTGAAGCCAAGGGCGAACGCCGCGACCGTGGCGGCCAGAAAGGCAGCTACCGCGATAACCCGGTGGACGCCATCGCCGCCGCCTTGTTGTTACAGGGCTGGCTGGACGAAAACACTGCTTTATTTGAATCCTGACTGACGCGGCCTGCCTGTCGCTTTTTGTAGGAGCGAGCTTGCTCGCGAAAAACGTCAACGATAACGCATGAAACCTGGATGAACACGGTGCCTGTGAGTTCTTCGCGAGCAAGCTCGCTCCTACACACTATCGCCTGCCTTGAAGGAGCCACCATGAGCCTGCCAAACCCCGCCGAACTGATCCGCCAGATGGCGGTTAGCCTCAAGACGCACCTGGAACACCGTGGCATCAGCGAACCGCGCTTTATCGGTATTCGCACCGGCGGTGTGTGGGTCGCCCAAGCGTTGCTGGACGAACTGGGCAGCGACTCACCCTTGGGTACCCTGGACGTGTCCTTCTACCGCGACGACTTCAGCCAGAACGGCCTGCACCCGCAAGTGCGCCCGTCTGCCCTGCCGTTCGAGATTGAAGGCCAGCACCTGGTGCTGATCGACGATGTGCTGATGAGCGGCCGTACCATCCGCGCCGCCATGAATGAATTGTTCGATTACGGGCGCCCGGCCAGCATCACCCTGGTCTGCCTGCTGGACCTGGACGCAGGCGAACTGCCCATCAGCCCGGACGTGGTTGGCGCCACGCTGTCCCTTGAGGCCAGCCAGCGAGTAAAATTGTCCGGTCCCACGCCGCTCGAACTCGAACTGCAAGACCTTGCCCTTTAAACCGCCTTGTAAAGAGTCCCCGCGATGACGCCTCTAGATGCCAAGCGCCCGCTGCAGCTCAATGCTCAGGGCCAGTTGCAACACTTCTTGTCCCTCGACGGTTTGCCCCGCGAACTGCTCACCGAAATCCTCGACACCGCCGACTCGTTCCTCGAGGTTGGCGGCCGGGCGGTGAAGAAAGTCCCGTTGCTGCGCGGCAAGACCATCTGCAACGTGTTCTTCGAGAACTCCACCCGTACACGGACCACCTTTGAACTGGCGGCCCAACGGCTGTCGGCCGACGTGATCACGCTGAACGTGTCCACCTCGTCGGCGAGCAAGGGCGAGACCCTGCTCGACACCCTGCGCAACCTGGAAGCGATGGCCGCCGACATGTTCGTGGTGCGCCACGGCGACTCCGGTGCCGCCCACTTCATTGCCGAGCACGTGTGCCCGCAGGTGGCGATCATCAACGGCGGCGACGGCCGTCACGCCCACCCGACCCAGGGCATGCTCGACATGCTCACCATACGTCGGCACAAGGGCAGCTTCGAAAACCTCTCGGTGGCCATCGTCGGCGACATCCTGCACTCACGGGTGGCACGCTCGAACATGCTGGCCCTGAAAACCCTGGGTTGCCCGGACATCCGCGTGATCGCACCGAAAACCCTCTTGCCCATCGGCATCGAGCAATACGGCGTGAAGGTCTACACCGACATGACCGAAGGCCTCAAGGATGTGGACGTGGTAATCATGCTGCGCCTGCAACGCGAACGCATGTCGGGTGGCCTGCTGCCGAGCGAAGGCGAGTTCTACCGCCTGTTCGGCCTGACCACCGCACGCCTGGCCGGCGCCAAGCCGGACGCCATCGTGATGCACCCGGGGCCGATCAACCGAGGCGTGGAGATTGAGTCGGCGGTGGCCGACGGCAGCCAGTCGGTGATTCTCAACCAGGTCACGTATGGCATCGCCGTGCGCATGGCGGTGTTGTCCATGGCCATGAGCGGGCAAACCGCGCAACGTCAATTCGAGCAGGAGAAGGCCCAGTGAAGCTCAGCATTCTCGGCGCCCGAGTCATCGATCCGGCCAGTGGCCTGGATCAGGTTACCGATCTGCACCTGGAGGCCGGCCGGATCATCGCCATCGGCGCCGCGCCCGGTGCTTTCAGCCCCAGCGAGACCATCGATGCCAAAGGCCTGGTGGCCGCGCCCGGCCTGGTGGACCTGAACGTCGCCCTGCGCGAGCCGGGCTTCAGCCGCAAAGGCAATATCACCAGCGAGACCCGCGCGGCCGCAGCCGGTGGCGTCACCAGCCTGTGCTGCCCACCGCACACCAAGCCGGTGCTCGACACGTCGGCCGTGACCGAGCTGATCCTCGACCGTGCCCGTGAGGCCGGCAATTGCAAAGTGTTCCCCATCGGCGCCCTGAGCAAAGGCCTGGAAGGCGAACAACTCGCCGAACTGATCGCCCTGCGCGATGCCGGTTGCGTGGCGTTCGGCAACGGCCTGGAGAGTTTCCGCAGCACCCGCACCCTGTGCCGCGCCCTGGAATACGCGGCCACCTTCGACTTGACGGTGATCTTCCACTCCCAGGACCGCGACCTGGCCGAAGGCGGCCTGGCCCATGAAGGTGCGGTCGCCAGCTTCCTCGGCTTGCCGGGCATTCCGGAAACCGCTGAAACCGTAGCCCTGGCCCGTGACCTGCTGCTGGTGGAACAAAGCGGCGTGCGTGCGCACTTCAGCCAACTGACCAGCGCCCGGGGCGTGGCCCTGATCGCCCAGGCCCAGGCCCGTGGCCTGCCGGTGACGGCAGACGTGGCGTTGTATCAGTTGCTGCTGACGGATGAGGCGCTGATCGACTTCTCCAGCCTTTACCACGTGCAACCGCCGCTGCGCACACTGGCCGATCGTGACGGTTTGCGTGCGGCAGTGAAATCGGGGGTGATCTCGGCGATTTCCAGCCACCACCAGCCCCATGAGCGCGATGCCAAGCTGGCGCCGTTCGGCGCGACGGAGCCGGGCATCAGCAGCGTGGAGCTGTTGCTGCCGCTGGCGATGACGTTGGTGGAAGACGGTTTGCTGGACCTGCCGACACTGCTGGCGCGCCTGAGCGCAGGCCCGGCCGAGGCCTTGCGCCTGCCGGCGGGCAAGCTGGCGGTGGGGGCGGCGGCAGATCTCGTGCTGTTTGATCCGGCCGGCTCCACGGTTGCGGGCGAGCACTGGCTGTCCAAGGGTGAAAACTGCCCGTTCATCGGCCATAGCCTGCCGGCGAGCGTGCGCTACACCTTGGTGGACGGGCGCATCAGCTATCAGGCTTGAGCCACTAAAACCTGTAGGAGCGAGCTTGCTCGCGAAGAACGAATAGACAATGCGGGCTACCTGATAGCGCTGCGTTATCGTTAACGTTCTTCGCGAGCAAGCTCGCTCCTACAGGTTATTTATGATCTACCGGCCGCCGTTGCGCTCGGCATTGCGGATCGAAACCTGGGTATTCAAGGTCCAGAAGTCATACAGCACTCCCACCAGGAACAAGCCGCCGGTCAGCAGGTAGATCAGGCCGGTGATCCATTTGCCCTGGTACATGCGGTGCACGCCGAACACCCCCAGAAACGCCAACAGAATCCACGCCACGTTGTATTCGATAGGCCCAGCGGTAAAACGCAGGTCCGCTTCACGGTCCATGGCCGGAATCAGGAACAGGTCGATCAGCCAGCCGATCCCCAGCAAGCCGAGGGTGAAAAACCAGATCGTTCCAGTGACCGGTTTGCCGTAATAGAAACGATGGGCCCCGGTAAACCCGAAAATCCAGAGCAGGTAACCGATCACCTTGCTGTGGGTGTCTTGCTGCGGACCAACCTGTTGATAGGTGTTCATGGAGTACCTCTTTTGCTTCGATAGATAAATTTTTTCACTTTCTTTGTGACTTTTTTACAGGCGCCCGACGTACGGCAAATGGTATCTTCCCTCCCCTGAAAGCCTTATGCCACCTGACTTGTGTAGGACAATCGCGGCGAATCGTCGCGTTTTTCCTGAGTTTGACCCCAAGGTTCAGTCGACAAACGGCCTGAGAACGACACAAAAAGCTGTTATAAAGTTGCGCGCAAACCCATAAGAGCCACGCCTAATGCGACCATTTTTAAAGACATGGCTAACCATTTGCCTATTAATGCCACTGGCCGCCCACGCCACCAATCGTGAGCAACGACTTCCGAACGTCAACGGTTTCACCCCTAAAGTCCACAGCGCGCCCAGCACTGCCAAATCGGCAAAGCCGACCGTCAGCCGCCCGACTCAACTGAGCAAGGCCCACGGTAAAGCAGTTCCAGGCCTGATGGCAGTCAACACCAGGCAAAGCAGCACCGTCCTCAGCCGCGCCGTAAACGTGCTCGGTACTCCTTATCGTTGGGGCGGCAGCAGCCCAAGTAAAGGGTTCGACTGCAGCGGCCTGGTGAAATATGCGTTTAACGACGTAGCGGCCGTGGATCTGCCGCGCACCTCCAACGCCATGGCCGCCGGTCATGGGCAGAAGGTTGAGCGCAAGGACCTGAAACCGGGTGACCTGTTGTTCTTCAAACTGAAGAGCCGCCAGGTGAACCACGTAGCCATCTACCTGGGCAACGACCGCTTCATCCACGCACCGCGCCGTGGCAAGTCGGTCAGCATCGACACGCTGAAAAAGCCGTTCTGGGACAAGAACTACGTGATTGCCAAGCGGGTTCTGCCGAAAGAGCAGAATACCTTGCGGGTAGTACAACGCTGATCTGAAGCTGGAATGCAGTAGTACATGTGGGAGGGGAGCAAGCCCCCTCCCACATTTGATGTGTGTCGTCCACACCCCTCAGATATCCCCAGGCACCCTCGCCTTCTCCCGCGCCTCTTCCCGGCTGATCACGCCTTCCGTGACCAACGCCTTCAAGCTCATATCCAACGTCTTCATGCCCAACGCGCCGCCGGTCTGAATCGCCGAGACCATCTGCGCCACCTTGTCTTCGCGGATCAAGTTACGAATAGCCGGCGTGCCCAGCATGATTTCATGGGCCGCCACCCGCCCGCCGCCAACCTTCTTGACCAGCACCTGGGACACCACCGCCTGCAACGACTCCGACAGCATCGAGCGGACCATGGCCTTTTCCCCCGCCGGGAACACGTCCACCAGCCTGTCCACGGTCTTTGCCGCCGAGGTGGTGTGCAGGGTGCCAAATACCAGATGCCCGGTCTCCGCCGCCGTCAGGGCCAGGCGGATGGTTTCCAGGTCGCGCAGTTCGCCCACCAGGATCACGTCGGGGTCTTCGCGCAGCGCCGAACGCAAGGCCAGCGAGAAACTATGGGTATCTCGATGCACCTGGCGCTGGTTGATCAGGGCGGTTTTCGGCGTGTGGATAAACTCGATGGGGTCTTCCAGCGTGAGGATGTGCTGGCGCCGATGCTGGTTGAGGTAATCGATCATCGCCGCCAGGGTAGTGGACTTGCCGGAGCCGGTGGGGCCCGTCACCAGCACCAGGCCGCGCGCAAGCTGGGCGATACGCTGGAACACTTCCCCCAGGCCGAGGTTTTCCAGGCTCTGGACCTCGGCCGGGATGGTGCGAAACACCGCGCCCATGCCGCGATCCTGCTGGAATACGTTCGCCCGGAACCGCGCCACGCCCGGCAACTCGAAGGCAAAATCCGTTTCAAGAGATGTTTCGAAATCCTTTTGTTGGTAGCGGTTGAGCAACGGGCTCAATAAATCCGCTACTTGCGGGGGTGAAAGCACCGGCCAATCCAACGGCCAGACCTCACCATCAATACGCAGCATAGGCGCCATACCGGCCGACAGATGCAGGTCGGAAGCGCCGCGACGCACGCCGGCCTGCAGTAATTCAGTGATATCCATAGGGCTTTCCATTTCCAGTAGAATGCCGCGGACTCCATATCCACGGGCGCATCTTGAATGTCGACGATAGCAGACAACATCGGCCAGGTTAGCCAGCGCATCCGCGCCGCAGCCGACGCCGTGCAACGTGACGCAAACAGCATCCACCTGCTGGCCGTGAGCAAGACCAAACCCGCCCAAGCCGTGCGTGAAGCCTATGCCGCCGGGATGCGTGATTTTGGCGAAAACTATCTGCAGGAGGCCCTGGGCAAGCAGGCCGAATTAACCGACCTGCCCTTGAGTTGGCACTTCATCGGCCCCATTCAATCGAACAAGACTCGCGCCATCGCCGAGAATTTCGCTTGGGTGCATTCCGTGGACCGTCTCAAAATTGCACAACGCCTGTCCGAGCAACGCCCGGTGGACCTGCCTGCGCTGAATATCTGCATCCAGGTCAATGTCAGTGGCGAGGCCAGCAAGTCCGGCTGCACCCCCGCCGACCTGCCGGCCCTGGCCAACGCCATCAGCGCCCTGCCGCGCTTGAAGCTGCGGGGCTTGATGGCGATTCCCGAGCCGACGGACGATCGGGCCGAACAAGACGCCGCGTTTTCCAGCGTGCGCGACCTGCAAAACAACCTGAACCTGCCGCTCGACACACTTTCCATGGGCATGAGCCACGACCTTGAGTCGGCCATCGCCCAAGGCGCCACCTGGGTGCGGATCGGTACCGCCCTGTTTGGCGCCCGCGACTACGGCCAGCCATGAAATGGCTGACATCCATCTAAGTAAGGACCTGTCATGAGCAACACGCGTATTGCCTTTATCGGCGCCGGCAACATGGCGGCCAGCCTGATCGGCGGCCTGCGGGCCAAGGGCCTGGAAGCGGCGCAGATCCGCGCCAGCGATCCGGGCGCCGAGACCCGTGCCCGCGTCAGCGCCGAGCACGGTATCGAAACCTTCGCCGATAACGCCGAAGCCATCCAAGGTGTCGATGTGATCGTGCTGGCGGTCAAGCCACAGGCCATGAAGGCCGTGTGCGAAAGCCTGCGCCCAAGCCTTCAGCCACACCAACTGGTGGTGTCGATCGCCGCCGGTATCACCTGCGCCAGCATGAACAACTGGCTCGGCGCGCAACCGATCGTGCGTTGCATGCCCAACACCCCGGCGCTGCTGCGCCAGGGTGTGAGCGGTTTGTACGCCACCCACGAGGTGACCGCCGAGCAACGTGACCAGGCCCAGGAACTGCTGTCCGCCGTGGGCATCGCCCTGTGGCTGGAACAGGAGCAGCAACTGGACGCGGTCACCGCCGTGTCGGGCAGCGGCCCGGCTTACTTCTTCCTGCTGATCGAGGCCATGACCGCCGCCGGCGTGAAACTGGGCCTGCCACAGCAAGTCGCCGAGCAACTGGCCGAGCAAACCGCCCTGGGCGCCGCGAAAATGGCTGTCTCCAGTGAAGTGGACGCTGCCGAGTTGCGCCGTCGCGTCACCTCCCCCGGCGGCACCACGCAGGCTGCCATCGAATCGTTCCAGGCCGGGGGCTTTGAAGCCCTGGTGGAAAAAGCACTGGGTGCCGCAGCACATCGTTCGGCTGAAATGGCCGAGCAGCTGGGCAAATAGTCGTCCCCCTACAAAGGAATAAATGATGCTTGGACTCAATGACGCCGTCATCTTCATCATCCAGACCTTGGGCAGCCTGTACCTGCTGATCGTGCTGATGCGTTTTATCCTGCAACTGGTGCGGGCGAACTTCTACAACCCGCTGTGCCAATTCGTAGTGAAGGCCACCCAACCGCTGCTCAAGCCCCTGCGTCGAGTGGTCCCGAGCATGTTCGGCCTGGACATGTCGTCGCTGGTGCTGGCGCTGCTGCTGCAGATCCTGCTGTTCGTGCTGGTCTTGATGCTCAAGGGCTACCTGCCTTACACCGTGCTGCTGTTGCCATGGGCACTGATCGGGATCTTCTCGTTGTTTTTGAAGATCATCTTCTGGTCGATGATCATCAGCGTGATCCTGTCCTGGGTCGCGCCGGGTAGCCGCAGCCCAGGTGCCGAGCTGGTGTCTCAGATCACCGAGCCGGTGCTCGCGCCGTTCCGCCGCTGGGTGCCCAACCTGGGCGGCCTGGATATTTCGCCGATCTTCGCGTTTATCGCGATCCAACTGATACAAGGCTGGGGCATCCCGTACCTGGCTGACTTCGCGAACATGCCCAAGGAACTGTTCGGACTGATCTGACAGGCGGAGCAAATGCAGGAGGGGCGGGGCGACGATTCGACTTGCTCCCTCCCACATTTGGCCTTTGCTTGCCGCTGGGTGCATCGGTCTTTAGACTTACGCCTCATTTAAACGAGAGCAGGGTCGATGCCAACTGCCTTCCCCCCCGATTCTGTTGGACTGGTCGTGCCCCAAGTGGCGCACTTCAGCGAACCACTGGCCCTGGCCTGTGGTCGTTCGCTGCCTGCCTATGACCTGATTTATGAAACCTACGGCCAACTGAACGCCACGGCGAGCAATGCCGTGCTGATCTGCCACGCCCTCTCCGGTCATCATCACGCCGCTGGTTTCCACAGCGTTGACGAGCGCAAGCCTGGCTGGTGGGACAGTTGCATCGGCCCCGGCAAGCCCATCGACACCAACAAGTTCTTTGTCGTCAGCCTGAACAACCTCGGCGGCTGCAATGGCTCCACCGGCCCCAGCAGCCTCAACCCGGAAACCGGCAGGCCGTTCGGCGCCGAC
Coding sequences within:
- a CDS encoding YggT family protein, giving the protein MLGLNDAVIFIIQTLGSLYLLIVLMRFILQLVRANFYNPLCQFVVKATQPLLKPLRRVVPSMFGLDMSSLVLALLLQILLFVLVLMLKGYLPYTVLLLPWALIGIFSLFLKIIFWSMIISVILSWVAPGSRSPGAELVSQITEPVLAPFRRWVPNLGGLDISPIFAFIAIQLIQGWGIPYLADFANMPKELFGLI